The following is a genomic window from Dryobates pubescens isolate bDryPub1 chromosome 29, bDryPub1.pri, whole genome shotgun sequence.
ggctgtgctgggcagggcccaggcaggctcagccttgctgtgctgtgttgCAGGCCTATGCAGACTACATGGGCTTCATCCTGACGCTGAACGAAGGGGTGAGGGGCAAGAagctctcctgtgagcacaAGGTCTCAGAGgtaggagagcagcctggatctcctggctgctgccttgcagtgctcccaggctgagctggcagccaggggcagtgcatgcagctgggctctgcctgtgtgctggggggagccaggcaggctgcacagggccagcagcagctgctgctcagagaggtgtgGGAGGGAcctgcctgagccctgcttcagcctggctcccagcagtgctgctgtgaggctgtggtgtggcctcctggctgcaggcaagaggctgagccctgtgccactgctgctctccctctgtGGCACCTGGGACActttgccctgtccctgggcatcctcACTGCAGCACAGGCCTCAGCCCTTGctgtggctgagctgggcaAGCCGTGGAGGCCCCCAGGGATCTCatcccctggctctgcagggccaggggcaaggccctggggagactctgtggagctggagccagggcactggctggggctgccttgCCAAGGGGGCTGTGGGCACCTTCTGGAGCTGGGGCAAGGGCAGATGTCCTCCCTGGGGCCCCTGGAGCCTGCCTTGCCCGGGGCCTGCccggctgccaggctgcttggaggagcccagagcccctggcaggccctgggcagagcctcctgcagctgcttggagctgctccaggtgctgCCCCCGGGGTTGCCTCTTggtgctggggcacagctgtgccctgctgcctgggcaaggcagggaggggcagtggccagccctgagctgggctgtggccctgtgccacctgccgcccctctcctccctggggcagggcagtgcctcccccagcccctcctgggcaGGGTCCTCCCCTCCAGCACGGCTCCAGAAGCTGGCTctggcctgcagctgagctcagctgcgGGCAGCCGGGGACCCTTCTGCCCCTCTGCGGCCAGGGCGCTGggcctgccctgcagggagggggctgcagcctggggcagagctgggcctgcTGTGACCTTGTCCCTGCAGGCCATTGagaagctgctggccctgctcaaCACCCTGGACAGGTGGATCGATGAGACCCCCCCCGTGGACCAGCCCTCGCGCTTCGGCAACAAGGCCTTCAGGAGCTGGtatgccaggctggagcaggtgagctgcagggggcGCTGTGCCCCAGGCCAGCGCGGGGGgctcctggcagcccccagctcacagcagctctgcagggtccccctctggagctgccgctgccccctccccacctgggctctgccagcgctctgggctgcagggcctgCCTGAGCCCccgcagctctcccagccccagcacagccttgcttGGCAGCTGCCCcctgtggctgccagctggtggtggcacagagctcagctgctcccaggcccgctgccagcagcagtgaccttgctgtggctctgtcctgggggtgctggagcgtggctgggggctgcagctgggtgctgaagctgctgcccaTGGGATGGAGAGCCAggcccagctcccctcagctgctgcccccctggaggtgcctgcagcagggtcctgctgctctgccacgcaggctctggcactgcaggctgccccacGGCAGCTCCCACGCCGCAGGGGTGGCTtgctctgggggctgtgccAGACCCACACTCACCTGGGGGGCTGTGTCTTTCAGGAGGCAGAGAAGTTGGTGGCcacagtgctgcccaggcagctggcagctgctgccccagaggtggctgtgtacctgaaggaggctgtggggaacTCGACTCGCATCGACTATGGCACAGGTACCCAgggcccctgctgctccctgtgcagccctcactgcctctgtgccagcctggcacaaGCCCTTCCATTCTGGCACCCCTGGGGCCGGGGTGGGctttgggagagctggggccaggagcaggactgggctgtgacccccacccccacctcacccatGGAGCTGTGAGCCAGGGGGCAGGTCCTCAAACTGGGGCTGCAGTGGGAGCCAAGCTCCTGGCACTGGGAGGTGTCCTGGTGCTCCCCAGAAGTGACCTCAGTGCCTGCAGAGGACTttgggagctgagggcaggaggctttccctcctgtcctgggttgcctgagccctgccagcacctgcaggatgCTCTCCTGGCCTGCCCTGCCCGCAGGCTGGGGGTGCTTTagatgggcagggggcagggcagggggctgcaggctgtgccctggctggcagcagggggagatgttggctctgctgctggctgcagcccctgaggctcaggctgagctcctgctggggcagcttgagcCCAGCAGCGccctgggggcaggagaggggctgcctgcaggtgtGAGGCGCTCTGACATCCCCTGGGTGATGGCTCTGGGgggctcccctggccctgctgtgcccagctgctgggcagggccctgccttgctcccagcctgcctgcagtttCCTTTTcacctcctgcagggctgggggctggctggggaggggcaggaggctcagggctggtgaggggctggcagcgctgcGGTTTCTGAGGCACcactgtggtgcccagggcagggctgcccccccccgggcacCACTCAGGgctgcccccccccgggcacccctcagggctgcccccccccgggcacccctcagggctgcccccccccgggcacccctcagggctgccccccccccccccccccgggcaccaCTCAGGgctgcccccccccgggcacCACTCAGGGCTGCCCCCCCCTGGCaccactcagctctgctgtccccgggcacccctcagctctgctgtcccctggcaccactcggggctgcccctggcaccactcagctctgctgtcccctggcCAGGGCACGAGGCTGCCTTCGCtgccttcctgtgctgcctctgcaagCTGGGGGTGCTGCGCCTGGAGGACCAGCTGGCCATCGTCTTCAGGGTCTTCAACAGgtactggggagggggagagggctgcaggcctcagcccctgcaggctctgccccctgccactGTCCCCTCCtcggctgctggcagggagaagCGGCCCCAGGAGCCCTCTCCTGGggggagcctgctgcagagctgggagtgatggaggagggctgaagggcctgggaggagagggcgGAGTGGGGAAGCTGGAGACAGCTTCAGACCCAGGTGGGAGGCAGACAGAGCTCAGTGGGCTCTCCAGTGACCCATTCTAGCTGCCCCCAGAGGAGGTGacagcagagtggctgggaggggctgcagtgcctgcctggagcagcactggggctgggcaggagtgGCTGAGCTCCAAGGGCTGTGGGTGAagtgctgtgagctgcaggcactgcaagcaggagctctgtgcagctggcagcctccccactgctccagagctgcttccagcacaggaggggctGGTAGGGATGGGGGCAGTGGAGTGGCTCTGGAGCCCAGAGCTGTACCCCAGCTGTGacactgcccagggccatggAATGattcccttcagcagcttccagccTCCATTTTCCAcctgggaagcagaggcagcagctgctgtgaggtGGAAGCTTCCTGAGCTCCTctggaagctggaggagggcaaagccttggtgcagcccaggcaaggcccaggctggggtgggctcctctgggtgccagcaggctgctgcagatgccctccctgtgctggctgcttgcaagctgtgccctcctccagagaggttgttctTGCCCTCCTCTcagtgcaggcaggaggaggcctTCTcctcactcctcctcctcctccctttggCCTCAGGTACCTGGAAGTGATGAGAAAGCTTCAGAAGACCTACAGGATggagcctgctggcagccagggcgTGTGGGGCTTGGATGACTTCCAGTTCCTGCCCTTCatatggggcagctcccagctgataGGTACCAAcgagccctgctcctgtcccagcctgccctgccctgcctggggcttgcagctcactgcagctgactgcagcagtCTGTGCCTGATGGTGCAGCAGAGTTTGCCTGGGGGTtgtcctcttcctcagcttcccaggcagagctgggtgctgaggctgggaggcaggaggcttccctgGACAccgctcctgcccctggggccgTGGCACAAGCTTCGTAGCAGGAGAGCCCTGGCCTGGGTGATGCCCTGAGGAGCCccctgggaagggagcagctctgtgctggctgctgagggggGGATCACCCCTCtggaagaggggcaggggcagagctcagaggggagggggcacacAGGTCACTCCCTGCTGTCTCTTTCTAGACCATCCCCAGCTGGAGCCTCGGCACTTCGTTGATGAGAAGGTGGTCAATGAAAACCACAAGGACTTCATGTTCCTGGAGTGCATCCTCTTCATCACTGAGgtgagggctgcaggctgggcccaCAGGGCACTTCTCTTGACACTGGATGCTGGGCTGaggctttctcctcctgctgtcctgATTTGtttgtccctggagctgtgtgg
Proteins encoded in this region:
- the PTPA gene encoding serine/threonine-protein phosphatase 2A activator yields the protein MAESERRAGTSEEEAPPPQQSFMIPKKEINVVSDMAKWKRSQAYADYMGFILTLNEGVRGKKLSCEHKVSEAIEKLLALLNTLDRWIDETPPVDQPSRFGNKAFRSWYARLEQEAEKLVATVLPRQLAAAAPEVAVYLKEAVGNSTRIDYGTGHEAAFAAFLCCLCKLGVLRLEDQLAIVFRVFNRYLEVMRKLQKTYRMEPAGSQGVWGLDDFQFLPFIWGSSQLIDHPQLEPRHFVDEKVVNENHKDFMFLECILFITEMKTGPFAEHSNQLWNISAVPSWSKVNQGLIRMYKAECLEKFPVIQHFKFGSLLPIQPGTS